A portion of the Pseudoalteromonas luteoviolacea genome contains these proteins:
- a CDS encoding response regulator transcription factor, producing MTNLVLAIDDDKLIHHVIEQSLSQHCKLIHAKNGEQGLRLAIKYQPDIILLDVEMPGMSGFEVCERLKTGEHTADIPVMFLSSKSDISERMRGYNAGAADYIVKPFEGSELLARIKVLDDYRRQSVALKQDMQRAQITAEIAMTDSGDMGRIMRYVGQSYHAHDLTTLSEYFLEFFTPLNLEVALAFWYHNQAVFFSQEGAIQPIEQELLETNKEGSRFVDFGRRTIINYPKVSLLIKNMPTDDPALYGRFKDLLPHILEATNAKIKDMEVSEVALNKVEEIGLAFAQLSEQLGGIGEVYGAKVTEFEQFVKDETITSTLAEEHRVSLARLSEHFLFVNDEFSIIRYKLGEITQVRQELIQSLNQMAKPWGEDEVPAQTDIELF from the coding sequence ATGACAAATTTAGTGCTTGCCATTGACGATGACAAGCTCATTCACCATGTTATAGAGCAGTCACTGTCTCAACATTGCAAATTGATCCACGCTAAAAATGGCGAGCAAGGCTTAAGGTTGGCAATAAAATATCAGCCAGATATTATTTTGTTAGATGTTGAAATGCCTGGTATGTCTGGATTTGAAGTGTGCGAGCGCTTAAAAACCGGTGAGCACACCGCTGATATTCCGGTGATGTTCTTATCTTCAAAGTCTGACATCAGCGAGCGTATGCGAGGGTACAACGCGGGGGCTGCTGATTACATAGTAAAACCGTTTGAAGGCTCTGAACTATTAGCACGGATCAAAGTATTAGATGATTACCGGCGTCAATCAGTGGCACTCAAGCAAGATATGCAGCGAGCACAAATCACCGCAGAGATTGCCATGACAGACTCTGGTGATATGGGTCGAATCATGCGCTACGTAGGCCAGTCATATCATGCCCATGATCTGACGACATTATCTGAGTACTTTTTAGAATTCTTTACCCCACTTAATTTAGAAGTCGCACTGGCATTTTGGTATCACAATCAAGCGGTGTTCTTTTCTCAGGAAGGGGCAATACAGCCGATAGAGCAAGAGTTGTTAGAAACCAACAAAGAGGGCAGCCGGTTTGTCGACTTTGGTCGGCGTACCATTATCAATTACCCTAAAGTATCTCTACTTATTAAAAATATGCCAACGGATGATCCTGCGCTCTATGGCCGTTTTAAAGATTTGCTACCACACATCTTAGAAGCCACCAATGCCAAAATAAAAGATATGGAAGTGAGCGAAGTGGCCTTAAACAAAGTTGAAGAAATTGGCTTAGCGTTTGCCCAGTTGAGTGAGCAGCTCGGCGGTATTGGTGAAGTGTATGGTGCCAAGGTGACTGAGTTTGAGCAGTTCGTGAAAGATGAAACTATTACATCAACATTGGCAGAAGAACATAGAGTGTCATTGGCGAGATTGAGTGAACATTTTTTATTTGTGAATGATGAGTTCTCAATTATCCGATACAAATTGGGCGAGATCACACAAGTACGTCAAGAGCTAATTCAAAGCCTAAATCAAATGGCCAAGCCTTGGGGCGAAGATGAGGTGCCAGCACAAACCGATATAGAATTATTTTAA